The window ACGGCTTGGAAGAGTTGGCTTTCATATTGCATCCGGACCTCATGAAGGATTGGAAACGTAAATGATGACAGCGGCAAAAAATTATTGGATTCTGGCCGGATCTTTCCTGGCCCTCGCAATGGTAGTCCTGCTGGTCTTGATGATCGGCTCCGCCCGGATTCCGGCGGGTGAGGTATATGCCGTAGTGATGCACCGGATATTCGGATTGGTAACCGCAACCGTGGACCCCTCCCTGGAAGTGATTGTCTGTGATATCCGCTGGCCCCGTCTGGCCCTGGCCATAGTGGCCGGCAGCGCTTTGGCGGCTTCCGGCGCCGTATATCAGACCTTATTCCGCAATCCTTTGGCCGATCCGTATATACTCGGCGTTTCTTCCGGCGCCGCCTTGGGGGCTGCTTTGTCCATTGCCTTTTTTCAGTCGGCCTTTCTGACGGTGTTCGCGTTTATGGGCGGCTGCGGGGCGGTGGCGGTGGTATATGCCCTGGGACAGCGCTGGCATAGCCGGGATTCCCGGCAGCTTCTGCTGGCGGGGATTGCCCTAGGAGCCATGCTGAACGCTTTTCTCAGCTGTATTATGGCGGTGTTTACCCAGCAGCTCCATGCCATCGTTTTCTGGCTGATGGGCAGTCTGGCCAATCCGGTGGACAACCTGGCAGCCCTGGCAGGTTTGGTGCTGTGCGGCATACTGGTTTTAATGATTTTTGCCGGTGATCTGGACGTGCTGTTGACCGGGGAAGAATCAGCCAAGCTCCTGGGTGTGAATGTAACTCAGGTACGGGCTGTATCTCTGGCGGCCACTACTCTTTTAACCAGCATTGTGGTGGCGGTCATCGGTATCATCGGCTTTGTGGGACTGATCGTGCCGCATCTGGCCCGCAGCTTTGTCGGGCCGGGGCATAAACTGCTGCTGCCGGTCAGTGCTGTCTGGGGCGCTATTCTTCTGCTGACAGCCGATGCCATAACCCGGTACTTTACCAGCTTGGTGACGATTCCGGTAGGAGTGGTGACCGCCATGCTGGGCGGACCCTTCTTTTTATATGTACTATTATCCCTGGGCGATAGCAAGAGGTGATGAACATGACGGATAAGCTGCTGACAGTTGATGACTTGAGCGCCGGCTATGGCAATCAGCCGCTGCTGCACAATATCTCCTTTTCCTTGGAACCGGGGGAGACTTTAAGCATCATTGCGCCTAACGGCGCCGGCAAGTCCACCCTGTTAAAATGTATCACCGGCCTGCTGCCGCTCATGGCGGGCGGCATCCAGCTAAAGGGGAAGCCTATGACTGCCTGGTCCCGGCGAGAGCTGGCCCGGATGATAGCCATGGTGCGGACCGAAGAAACTGAAAATCCCTTTCCAGCGGAGCAAGTGGTGCTTATGGGCCGCTACGCCCATATTCCCCGCTTTTCACCGCCATCATCCGATGACTGGGCGATTGTCCGGACGGCCATGGAACAAACCGGCATCTGGCACAAGCGTCAGGCTGTCATGGCTGAACTGAGCCAGGGTGAAAAACAGAAAGTTCTGATCGCCCGGGCCATTGCCCAGTGCCCGGACATCCTGCTCCTGGATGAACCTACGTCCCACCTGGACGTGGCCAATCAGTACATTATCCTGTCCATGATCAAAAAGCTGGCCCAAGAGAGGCGGACGGCCATCCTGGCTGTAATCCACGATATCAACCTGGCCTTGCAGTTCAGCACACGGCTGATGATCATCCATAACGGACAAATCGCAGCTATAGGCAGCGGTGATGAGATATTGGCCAGCAATGTGCTGGAGTCTGTTTACGGCATTCCGTTTCAAATTTTGCGGCATAACCGGGTGGCTTATGTCCACGCCTATAGTGAAATGAATTATGGGGGAATAGGCTCATGAGAAAATTAAACCTGGGAAGTTTATATCTGGGAAAACTAAACTGGAAAAAACTCAATTGGAGAGAGCTAAACCGCCTACAACGCTGCGGAATTCTGGCTTTTGCCGCTCTAATAGTCACGGGCATCGTTTTTACTGACTTTTTTATACAGATATTTACCGTATTTCACAAAGGCGGCCTGGTGATGTATCCGCTCTTGCTATGTTCCATCCTGACGGTGGCCATTGCGGTAGAACGTTATTACCCTTATAAGCGAGCATCTGACGACGGGGCGGTTTTTCGCAAGGCACTGGCGACGCTGGTGATGGCAGAACAGTGGGAACAGGCGGCAGAGCTTTGTCGGTCTGACTCAAGCGCCGGCGCTTACATCGCCAAAACCGCGATTTCCCTCCGTCACAGCCGGCATCTGGTGGAAGGCAGCCTGGAAAAGGTTGCGGCTCAGCAAGCCGCTAAACTGCGGGAGAGATTAAGCTATCTGGAGACCATTGTAACCATGTCGCCGTTGTTGGGGCTTTTAGGCACAGTTGTGGGTATGATCCAGTCCTTTAGCGTAATGAATATCCGGGAGGGACAACCCTATGCCATTACCGGCGGCGTAGGGGAAGCTCTGATCGCCACGGCCACCGGCCTGTGCGTGGCCATCCTGGCCCTGGTGGTGCATACAGTCTACCAGCAGTGGCTGGACCAGGTGATTACCGACATGGAAGAAACCGGCTGGCTGGTCCTTGAGGCTCTCCAACGGGAGGGATCAGAGTGAGATTACGCTCTCAGCGCCAGGAAGGACAGCCAAAGCTGATGATCATTCCCATGATTGACATCATGTTTTTTCTGTTGGTATTTTTCATGCTCAGCACCCTCTACATGGTAGAACAGCGTATTTTTCCGGTGTCATTGCCTCAGGCCACCACGGCCAAACTGGATATGCAGAAGCAAATACCCATTACCGTTGCCGCTGACGGCAGAATTTGGCTGGAGCAGGAAGAGATTCCCCGGTCTCTTTTGGGTGAGCGTGTTAAAGTGGAAATAGGCCGCAACCCGGAGACTCTGTTTATTCTGCGGGCCGACAAAAAAGCGGAATACGGCGAGGTTGTCAGTGTCCTGGATGAATTAAAGCATCATGGCGTCAGACGGGTCAGTGTGGCTACCGAAGCCAAGCCGGGGACCGCTGAAACGGCCCCTGACCGGACGTAAATATTCGATCTCTGATCCAACGTCAAGTGCGTGAAAGTGAACAGTTCCTGCGGCAATCATTGTTTAACGCCGGACGCAGCCCAAATTCGGACCGAGTTTCTGTACTCGATCCGAATTTGTCTATGGGAGCGAGCCGCCAGCCGCCGGCGCTGTCGACAGTCAGGTTAAGGGTATGATAAGAGCGCAGCGCCTCCCGGTGGCCGACACTGACTACTGTAAGGCCGGCAATGTTTTCTTCCAGCGATAGGTAGAGATGCCGCTCGGTTTGCAGGTCCAGGCTTGCCGTGGCTTCATCCAGAAACAGCCAGGCTGGGCGGCGGAGCAGTGCCCGGGCAAAGGACAGGCATTGCTGCTCACCTAAAGACATGATTTTACCCCAATCATCCGCCTTGTCCAAATGACCAATCAACCGTGACAGGCGACAGATATCCAATATTTCATACAGCCTGGCATCAGACGCCGCTAACGCCGGCGCGGGATAGAGCAGCGCCGCCCGCAGGGAACCCGGCGGGATGTAAGGCTTTTGCGGCAAAAACAGCATGGTATGATTCTCCGGTTTAATGATGGCGCCTGTGAGATAGGGCCAGACACCGGCTATCGCCCGAATTAGAGTGGTTTTGCCGCAGCCGGCCGGCCCGCTGATCAAAAGGCGGTCCTGAGGCTGCAAGTCCAGAGTTAAATTTTTCAATACAGCTTGATTCGATTGAGACCATATTGTGAGGTTTTTCAGTTTTAGATGATTCTTCGGCGTATAGGTGATAACGCCGCAAGGCCTGGTTGAATGACGCACCTCAGACATTTTCCGACTGAATGTTTCCAGGCGGGAAGCAACCGCCTTCCAGCGGGCGAATGTCCCGAAACTGTCGATCAGATAGGACAAGGCAGAGTGGACGTACCAGTAGGCCCCCGATATTTCAAACAACTGGCCGAGCTGGATTTCATGGTTAAAATAGCGGGGAGAGGCTGCCAAAAAGGCAAAGACCACAGAGATTTGCATATATGCCGCCGATACCAGGGTCACTGACCGGGTAGAATCTGTGATACGGCGATAATTTCGCATAATCTCCTGAAAATGGAAGATGAGACTCGTTCTCTCACTGACTTCTCCCTGGTATAAAGCCACACTTTCATCGTATTCCTTAATGCGGCCGAGACAAGAACGAAATTCGGCCTCATGGGTTTGCTGCCTGATATTGTAAACGAAAAGCGGCCGCCCGATGCGTACGGTCAGACAGGTGCCGGCAATGGAGTACAGCAGGGCCAGCCAAAAGAGATAACCGGATAAATGAATAGTATAATGGGCGATGGCAAGCGTCACCACCCCTGACAATTGCCAGAGAATCGCCGAAAAAACCAGCAGCGTCACCAGATGGCGCAGCAGACCCGCCGCTAAATCCAGGCTATGGGTGACAAAAAGCTGGATATCCTCGCTGATATGCTGCTCGGGATTAGGTGTGGAGCCTGCCAGATTTAACTGGTAATAAGTAAGATTGCGCAGCCACAGGTCAATATACTTGTCAGTAAGCCAGCGGCGCCAGCGGATGTTGAGCAGCATCCGCATATAACTTTGGTAACCGGAGGCCATAACCAAGACGGCCGAGAAGCCGAGAAACTGCAGTAAACTTTTTATAAATCCCGGCAAATCATATTGCTGCAGGCAGTCGTAGAAGCTGGCCTGCCATTTATTTAAGAGCATATTCAGTACGACAAGAATGATAGTACAGGCTGTAACGAGAAAAGTCAGCGCCCATGCCTGCAGTCGATTGCCGCCAAGCCAGTAGGATAAAGCTAAACGACTGATCCGCGGTTCTGCCGGCAAGCGTTGGTCCCCCCTTCGCAAATGTGGAAGCATGTAATTATATGGTGGACGACGCCGTGGTAGAACGGGCCGATGCCAGACGGTATTGCCAAGTATCGGACTGATTGGAGAAACTGTCGAGATTGACAAAATTATCCACGTGTGTTATCATTACATTTAGAAAATACAGAAAAATTTTTGGCTTTCAACAAAAACAGAATATTACTATTTTGATACAGGTGCCCGCAAGGGCCTAACAGAAAAGCCGGTTCAAAACCGGCGCGGTCCCGCCACTGTAACGGGGAGCAAAGCCATGATTGAGCCACTGAGACCGATTGTCTTGGGAAGGTATTGGCAGAGTGATGATCCGGAGCCAGGAGAACTGCCTGTATAGCAATCACCGTTTGACCTGCGAGCGACAAGGGAGGGGATTCCGATAGACTTTTGCTGCACATATGCCGGCAGCTGCCGGACAGCAAGAAACCTTCCTTTAAGCAATCAAGGGAAGGTTTCTTTTATTGAGAGGAGAGGGTATTGCATGAAACTAAAAGTCATCCTGCCTGACGGCAGAAGGGTGGGGACGGGCTGGCTGCCGTCCCTGCCGGACCTGCGGGATTATACCGAGTGCCACCCCAAGCTGGCCAAACCGCTGCACAAGTTAAGGGTGGATGATGTCACACCCCTGCCGGATAAGGCGGATCTCAGGCAGTGGTGCTCCCCGGTGCAGAATCAGGGCGAACTGGGGTCTTGCACCGCCCAGGCAGCGGCGGGTATCATCGAATATTTTCAGAAGCGGGCCTTTGGCAAATATCTTACCGCATCCCGGTTGTTTATCTATAAAAACGCCCGCAATCTTCAGGGAGTGACCGGCGACACCGGCTCCTACATCAGGGATACTATGGGCGCCCTGGCCTTGTGCGGCGTACCGCCGGAAAACTACTGGCCCTATACCGACCGGGACCCGGCCTTTGACCGGGAGCCCACCTCTTTTGTCTATGCGGTAGCCGACAACTATGAGGCTCTGCAGTACTTTTGCCATGACGCTGTAGGTACGAATGTCTCAACCGCCGATGTGCTGTGCAGCGTGAAAAAATATCTGACTGCCGGCGTGCCGGCCATGTTCGGTTT is drawn from Acetonema longum DSM 6540 and contains these coding sequences:
- a CDS encoding MotA/TolQ/ExbB proton channel family protein, which codes for MRKLNLGSLYLGKLNWKKLNWRELNRLQRCGILAFAALIVTGIVFTDFFIQIFTVFHKGGLVMYPLLLCSILTVAIAVERYYPYKRASDDGAVFRKALATLVMAEQWEQAAELCRSDSSAGAYIAKTAISLRHSRHLVEGSLEKVAAQQAAKLRERLSYLETIVTMSPLLGLLGTVVGMIQSFSVMNIREGQPYAITGGVGEALIATATGLCVAILALVVHTVYQQWLDQVITDMEETGWLVLEALQREGSE
- a CDS encoding FecCD family ABC transporter permease yields the protein MMTAAKNYWILAGSFLALAMVVLLVLMIGSARIPAGEVYAVVMHRIFGLVTATVDPSLEVIVCDIRWPRLALAIVAGSALAASGAVYQTLFRNPLADPYILGVSSGAALGAALSIAFFQSAFLTVFAFMGGCGAVAVVYALGQRWHSRDSRQLLLAGIALGAMLNAFLSCIMAVFTQQLHAIVFWLMGSLANPVDNLAALAGLVLCGILVLMIFAGDLDVLLTGEESAKLLGVNVTQVRAVSLAATTLLTSIVVAVIGIIGFVGLIVPHLARSFVGPGHKLLLPVSAVWGAILLLTADAITRYFTSLVTIPVGVVTAMLGGPFFLYVLLSLGDSKR
- a CDS encoding C1 family peptidase — translated: MKLKVILPDGRRVGTGWLPSLPDLRDYTECHPKLAKPLHKLRVDDVTPLPDKADLRQWCSPVQNQGELGSCTAQAAAGIIEYFQKRAFGKYLTASRLFIYKNARNLQGVTGDTGSYIRDTMGALALCGVPPENYWPYTDRDPAFDREPTSFVYAVADNYEALQYFCHDAVGTNVSTADVLCSVKKYLTAGVPAMFGFYGFASFDKTDLPGGIPYPGPDEQAQWGHAITAVGYDDAKIIKNNRYDQETRGALLIRNSWGSAWGEDGYGWLPYAYVLNKLATDFWSLLNMEWLETGQFGL
- a CDS encoding ExbD/TolR family protein; this translates as MRLRSQRQEGQPKLMIIPMIDIMFFLLVFFMLSTLYMVEQRIFPVSLPQATTAKLDMQKQIPITVAADGRIWLEQEEIPRSLLGERVKVEIGRNPETLFILRADKKAEYGEVVSVLDELKHHGVRRVSVATEAKPGTAETAPDRT
- a CDS encoding ABC transporter ATP-binding protein; protein product: MTDKLLTVDDLSAGYGNQPLLHNISFSLEPGETLSIIAPNGAGKSTLLKCITGLLPLMAGGIQLKGKPMTAWSRRELARMIAMVRTEETENPFPAEQVVLMGRYAHIPRFSPPSSDDWAIVRTAMEQTGIWHKRQAVMAELSQGEKQKVLIARAIAQCPDILLLDEPTSHLDVANQYIILSMIKKLAQERRTAILAVIHDINLALQFSTRLMIIHNGQIAAIGSGDEILASNVLESVYGIPFQILRHNRVAYVHAYSEMNYGGIGS
- a CDS encoding ABC transporter ATP-binding protein/permease, yielding MPAEPRISRLALSYWLGGNRLQAWALTFLVTACTIILVVLNMLLNKWQASFYDCLQQYDLPGFIKSLLQFLGFSAVLVMASGYQSYMRMLLNIRWRRWLTDKYIDLWLRNLTYYQLNLAGSTPNPEQHISEDIQLFVTHSLDLAAGLLRHLVTLLVFSAILWQLSGVVTLAIAHYTIHLSGYLFWLALLYSIAGTCLTVRIGRPLFVYNIRQQTHEAEFRSCLGRIKEYDESVALYQGEVSERTSLIFHFQEIMRNYRRITDSTRSVTLVSAAYMQISVVFAFLAASPRYFNHEIQLGQLFEISGAYWYVHSALSYLIDSFGTFARWKAVASRLETFSRKMSEVRHSTRPCGVITYTPKNHLKLKNLTIWSQSNQAVLKNLTLDLQPQDRLLISGPAGCGKTTLIRAIAGVWPYLTGAIIKPENHTMLFLPQKPYIPPGSLRAALLYPAPALAASDARLYEILDICRLSRLIGHLDKADDWGKIMSLGEQQCLSFARALLRRPAWLFLDEATASLDLQTERHLYLSLEENIAGLTVVSVGHREALRSYHTLNLTVDSAGGWRLAPIDKFGSSTETRSEFGLRPALNNDCRRNCSLSRT